The Hevea brasiliensis isolate MT/VB/25A 57/8 chromosome 1, ASM3005281v1, whole genome shotgun sequence DNA segment TTGGACCCTTAAATAGTCTGAACCCGattaaatgtgtgtttggggcAAGATCAGGAAAGCTATTGGGATTTATAGTAAGTGAGAAAGGAATAGAGGTGCATCCCGACAAAATTTGAGCCATTCaaaagatgccatccccaaagactaAAAGGGATGTgcgtagtttcctgggaaagttgaaccACATTTCAAGATTCATCTCTAATCTCATTGCTAAGGCTAAGCCCATTTTCAAGTTACTTAAGAAGAATAATACGGCCAAGTGGGATCAAGCTTGTCAAGAAGCTTTTGAAAGGATTAAGCAGTACTTATCAAATCCGCCAATATTGGTTCCTTCGATGATGGGTAGGCCATTAATCCTATACATGGCAGTTCAGCAAAGCTTGATGGGTTACGTTCTAGGACAACATGATGAAACTGGGAGGAaagaaagagccatttactatttgagcaagaaattGAATGAATGCAAGTCGAGATACTCATTCTTGGAAAAAACCTATTGTGCGTTGACTTGGACAGCGAATcaactcaaacattacatgttgaatcatataaCATGGCTCTTCTccagaatggatccaatcaagtatgtatttgaaagcccattcatacccaagagattagcaaaatggtaggtcatactttctcaatatgacatagtctatatgataaGAAAGGCAGTAAAAAAGAGTGTGATAGCTTATCTCTTGGCTGAAAACCCAATCAATGATTATGAGGCCCTGGATTTCAAATTCCTAGATGAATATATTAACGCAGTAGGCGATGATGCTGAGGGTCCaaatgatgtatgggaaatgtattttaatAGAGATGTTAGTTTAGCCGACAATGGGATTGGAGCAGTGCTGGTTGCCTCAGATCGGAAACATTTCCCAATAGCTGTTAAGTTGAGGTTCAACTGCACTAATAATGTAGCAGAGTATGAAGTATGCCTGAGTAGCTTACAGgctgccattgaaatgaagataaagaaattagAGGCATACAGGGATTCAGttctgatcatttaccaagtcaaaggggaatggcaaactaaagacctGAAACTGGTCCCATATCAAAAATATCTCCTTGAACTGATTAaaaaatttgaagagatttctttcactcacctgaaCCAGGACAAGAACCAATTTGTTGATTCCTTAGCTACTTTAGCTATGATGACTCAGATGGAGGAAGGGCAAATAACGCAGTTATTacaaatcaaagcaaggagtgagccagcgtactgctttatgatcgaagaagaaatagatggcaaaccctggtatcatgatgtctaagtttacataaaaaaatagggaatatcctcctgggcaggtagaaatgaaagaagaatgatcagaagattagcaatgggatacttccccagtggagatatcttatacaaaagaagctccaatggTGAGTTGTTGAGATGCGTAAATGCCAAAAAAGCAAGGAGAATTTTGTTTGAAACCCATGAAGGGAACTGCACTACTCATAGCAATGGGTATATGATGGCAAAGTAGATCTTAAGGCGGGGTTACTTCTGGACTAgtttggaaaaggattgcattgagtacttctggaagtgtcacaaatgccaaatttatgctaatcagataaatgtcccgcctcatTAGCTCTACAATATCatgtcaccatggccttttgcaaagtGGGGTATCGATGTAATCGGTTCGATTAATCCAAAAGCATCCAATGGACACAGATTCATTTGGTGGCCTTCGACCACTTtactaaatgggttgaagctatctCATATGCTCATATCACTCAAAAAAACTTTTTGAAATTCCTTGAGAATAATATTATCTATTGGTATGGTCTTCCTAGAGAGATTATCACCGATAATACCAAGAATCTAAATGGTCAGAAGATTCAAAAGTTATGTGATCAGTACAAGATACGACATCTCAATTCATCACCATATCGATCCCAGATGAATAAAGTCAGAGAAGCcgccaataaaaatctcaagcgGATAATTAGAAAATGACaatcacttataaagattggcatgatatgcttccttgcCCTTCATGCCTATTGGACTATAGTACAAACATCGATATGGGCAACTCCATATtccggtctacgggatggaagctgttttGCCAATAGAGGGGGAAATTCCTTCTTTAAGGGCTTTAAAAGAGGCAGAACTAGATGATACGGAATGAGTTCAATCGAGGTTAGATCAGCTGAatttgaaatataagaaaagactgACAGCAGTATGCCACgggcaattataccaaagaagaatggccagagCATTCGATAAAAATGTATGCCAGCGTGAATTCCAATCAGGAGATCTAGTTTTAAAGAAGATCCTCTCGAATCAAAGCGATTCCCGAGACAAgcggtcaccaacttatgaagggTCTTATATGGTTAAAAAGATGTTTTCTAGCTGTACACTCATCTTAACTCAAATGGATGGAGAAGAATTGCCAAGGCCAGTGAATGTGGATTCTGTAAAAagatattatgcataaaaaaaaaggtcaggagtgaaaacccaaaagggcgctcttAGCTAAATGAGGGAAAAGAGGCGAAAACTCGCAATGGCACTTTCTACAAAATGAGCGAATGGTGAAAATCTGAAAGGatgccctaa contains these protein-coding regions:
- the LOC131183007 gene encoding uncharacterized protein LOC131183007, with the protein product MPSPKTKRDVRSFLGKLNHISRFISNLIAKAKPIFKLLKKNNTAKWDQACQEAFERIKQYLSNPPILVPSMMGRPLILYMAVQQSLMGYVLGQHDETGRKERAIYYLSKKLNECKSRYSFLEKTYFYMIRKAVKKSVIAYLLAENPINDYEALDFKFLDEYINAVGDDAEGPNDVWEMYFNRDVSLADNGIGAVLVASDRKHFPIAVKLRFNCTNNVAEYEVCLSSLQAAIEMKIKKLEAYRDSVLIIYQVKGEWQTKDLKLVPYQKYLLELIKKFEEISFTHLNQDKNQFVDSLATLAMMTQMEEGEIITDNTKNLNGQKIQKLCDQYKIRHLNSSPYRSQMNKVREAANKNLKRIIRK